The following proteins come from a genomic window of Pseudomonas syringae:
- a CDS encoding ABC transporter ATP-binding protein, producing the protein MQDNLIEIRDLRVAFNGNEVVHGVSLDIRRGECLALVGESGSGKSVTAHSILRLLPAKTVSTQGSIRYDGLDLVTASDKQLRSLRGNRVAMIFQEPMSSLNPLHTVEKQIGEILVTHKGLKGKPALSRTLELLELVGIRDPLSRLKAYPHQLSGGQRQRVMIAMALANEPDLLIADEPTTALDVTVQVKILELLKSLQQRLNMSLLLISHDLNLVRRIAQRVCVMREGEIVEQADCQTLFDSPQHPYSRLLINAEPDGEPVPSTHSNTLLSVQDLKVWFPLGKAWFKREPQYVKAVDGVSFELLKGKTLGIVGESGSGKSTLGQAILRLIDSEGSIRFGTKELSLHSQHLMRPLRRQLQVVFQDPFGSLSPRMTVEQIIAEGLVTHRIGTPKEREQTVIRVLQEVGLDPATRHRYPHEFSGGQRQRISIARALVLEPDLILLDEPTSALDRTVQKQIVALLRDLQIRHGLTYLFISHDLAVVHALAHDLIVIKDGKVVEQGPSREIFAAPQQAYTQELLRSSGLVFA; encoded by the coding sequence ATGCAAGACAACCTGATTGAAATTCGCGACCTGCGGGTCGCCTTCAACGGCAACGAAGTGGTGCATGGCGTCAGCCTGGATATCCGCCGTGGCGAATGCCTGGCGCTGGTGGGCGAATCCGGCTCGGGCAAGTCGGTAACCGCGCATTCGATCCTGCGTTTGCTGCCCGCCAAAACGGTCAGCACACAGGGCTCGATTCGTTACGACGGGCTGGACCTGGTGACTGCCAGCGACAAGCAGCTGCGCAGCCTGCGCGGTAATCGGGTGGCGATGATTTTTCAGGAGCCCATGAGTTCGCTAAACCCGCTGCACACGGTCGAAAAGCAGATTGGCGAAATCCTCGTCACCCACAAGGGTCTGAAGGGCAAGCCCGCGCTGAGCCGAACCCTGGAGCTGCTGGAACTGGTCGGCATTCGTGACCCGCTGTCACGTCTTAAAGCGTATCCGCATCAACTCTCGGGCGGGCAACGCCAGCGCGTCATGATCGCCATGGCGCTGGCCAACGAGCCCGACCTGCTGATCGCCGACGAGCCGACCACGGCGCTGGATGTGACCGTGCAGGTAAAGATTCTGGAGTTGCTCAAATCCCTGCAACAGCGGCTGAACATGTCGCTGTTACTGATCAGTCACGACCTCAATCTGGTACGCCGCATCGCCCAGCGGGTCTGTGTGATGCGCGAAGGCGAGATCGTCGAGCAGGCCGATTGCCAGACGCTGTTCGACAGCCCGCAGCACCCTTACAGCCGCTTGCTGATCAACGCCGAACCGGACGGCGAGCCGGTGCCGTCCACGCACAGCAACACGCTGTTGTCGGTGCAGGACCTGAAAGTCTGGTTCCCGCTGGGCAAAGCGTGGTTCAAGCGTGAGCCGCAGTACGTGAAGGCGGTGGACGGGGTGAGTTTCGAACTGCTCAAGGGCAAGACACTGGGCATCGTCGGCGAGTCGGGCTCGGGCAAATCGACGCTGGGTCAGGCGATTTTGCGGCTCATCGACTCAGAGGGCAGCATCCGTTTCGGCACCAAGGAACTGAGCCTGCACAGCCAGCACCTGATGCGCCCGTTGCGCCGCCAGTTGCAGGTGGTGTTTCAGGACCCGTTCGGCAGCCTCAGCCCGCGTATGACCGTGGAGCAGATCATCGCCGAAGGGCTGGTGACGCATCGCATCGGCACGCCCAAAGAGCGTGAGCAGACAGTGATTCGGGTCCTGCAGGAAGTAGGGCTCGACCCGGCCACCCGGCATCGTTACCCGCATGAGTTTTCCGGTGGCCAGCGCCAGCGCATCTCCATCGCCCGCGCGCTGGTGCTCGAACCGGATCTGATCCTGCTGGACGAGCCGACCTCCGCGCTCGACCGCACGGTGCAAAAGCAGATCGTGGCCTTACTGCGCGACCTGCAAATCCGTCATGGCCTGACCTATCTGTTCATCAGCCACGACCTGGCGGTGGTTCATGCGCTGGCCCATGACCTGATCGTGATCAAGGACGGAAAAGTGGTCGAACAAGGCCCGTCCCGCGAGATCTTCGCCGCGCCGCAGCAGGCCTACACTCAGGAACTGCTGCGCTCGTCAGGGCTGGTGTTTGCCTGA
- a CDS encoding ABC transporter permease → MFEFSPQTRRRFDLFKANRRGWWSLWIFVGLLLVCLCGELIANDKPLLIRYDGQMYYPVLHTYMETDFGGELPFEPDYSSDYVRKLIAAKNGWMLFAPIPFSYDTINYDLDAPSPSPPDGINWLGTDEQARDVLARVLFGARISILFALLLTVIGTVIGVCAGAIQGYYGGMTDLIGQRIQEIWSGLPVLYLLIILSGFVSPNFWWLLGIMALFSWLSLVDVVRAEFLRGRNLEYVKAARALGLTDAALMWRHILPNAMTSTLTYLPFIITGAIATLTALDFLGFGMPAGSASLGELIGEAKRNLQAPWLGLTAFVVLALILSLLVFIGEACRDAFDPRS, encoded by the coding sequence ATGTTCGAGTTCTCTCCCCAGACCCGGCGCCGCTTCGATCTGTTCAAGGCCAACCGGCGCGGATGGTGGTCGTTGTGGATCTTCGTTGGCTTGCTGCTGGTGTGCCTGTGCGGCGAGCTGATCGCCAACGACAAACCCTTGCTGATCCGCTACGACGGTCAGATGTATTACCCGGTGTTGCACACTTACATGGAAACCGACTTCGGCGGCGAACTGCCCTTCGAACCGGACTACTCCAGTGACTACGTGCGCAAGCTGATCGCCGCGAAAAACGGCTGGATGCTGTTCGCGCCCATCCCGTTCAGCTACGACACCATCAACTACGATCTGGACGCGCCGTCACCCAGCCCGCCTGACGGAATCAACTGGCTGGGCACCGACGAGCAGGCTCGCGATGTACTCGCACGGGTGCTGTTCGGGGCGCGGATTTCGATCCTGTTCGCGTTGCTACTGACGGTGATCGGCACCGTGATCGGGGTCTGCGCCGGAGCGATTCAGGGTTACTACGGCGGCATGACCGACCTGATCGGCCAGCGCATTCAGGAGATCTGGTCGGGTTTGCCGGTGCTGTATCTGCTGATCATTCTGTCCGGCTTCGTATCACCGAATTTCTGGTGGCTGCTGGGGATCATGGCGCTGTTCTCCTGGCTGTCGCTGGTCGACGTGGTGCGTGCCGAGTTTTTGCGCGGGCGCAACCTGGAGTACGTGAAAGCCGCGCGCGCACTGGGCCTGACCGATGCCGCACTGATGTGGCGGCACATTCTGCCCAACGCGATGACCAGCACCCTGACTTACCTGCCGTTCATCATCACCGGTGCCATCGCCACCCTCACCGCGCTGGATTTTCTCGGTTTCGGCATGCCGGCGGGCAGCGCTTCGCTGGGCGAACTGATCGGCGAAGCCAAGCGCAATCTGCAAGCGCCCTGGCTGGGCCTGACCGCGTTCGTGGTGCTGGCCCTGATCCTTTCGCTACTGGTGTTCATCGGCGAAGCCTGCCGCGACGCGTTTGATCCTCGGAGCTGA